A window of the Mucilaginibacter sp. cycad4 genome harbors these coding sequences:
- a CDS encoding sigma-70 family RNA polymerase sigma factor, giving the protein MIEIADTILLSRIREDDHSAFDLLFERYWERSYRAAKARLDDEAQAQDLVQEIFIRLWQRRHTLTIQTTFEQYLLSAVRLSVISYFRSQKVTHIRLEDALQRVELLENSIHDHTGYLELEQTLEQAVKHMPEMLQKVYELRSENHSVKAIASELGLAEQTVKNYISEVLRRLRIVISEKHPEQSAAYLALILFALYN; this is encoded by the coding sequence ATGATAGAAATTGCCGACACTATTTTACTTTCGCGAATCCGGGAGGACGATCATTCGGCTTTTGACCTGCTGTTTGAACGTTATTGGGAGCGGTCATACAGGGCTGCTAAGGCCAGGCTTGACGACGAAGCACAGGCGCAGGACCTTGTGCAGGAAATTTTTATCAGACTCTGGCAACGCAGGCACACCCTTACTATCCAAACTACTTTCGAGCAATATTTATTAAGCGCGGTACGCCTGAGTGTGATCAGTTACTTCAGATCGCAAAAGGTTACACATATACGCCTGGAGGATGCGCTGCAACGGGTGGAGTTGCTTGAAAATTCCATACATGACCATACCGGCTATCTTGAGCTGGAGCAAACGCTTGAACAAGCGGTTAAACACATGCCCGAAATGCTGCAAAAGGTTTATGAGCTGCGCAGCGAAAACCACTCGGTAAAAGCGATTGCCAGTGAGTTGGGACTGGCCGAACAAACGGTAAAGAATTATATCTCTGAAGTATTGCGCCGGCTGAGAATAGTTATCTCTGAAAAACACCCCGAACAAAGCGCAGCTTACTTAGCACTGATATTGTTTGCGCTTTACAATTAA
- a CDS encoding DUF1080 domain-containing protein, with protein sequence MRNQTTTNNNLTNRLIRMHLIAGLLLLIISGAKAQQAKDPAIIGRWDITIDKGGKSLPSWLEVQKSGTHTLIGRFTYAFGSARPISEVKPHDGKYSFSIPPQWEEGNRNMDFEFELKGEELTGTMVYTDGVTYHFTGVRAPLMARAKAPVWGKPVKVFNDKDTKGWHTDGKNQWVVESGILRSKHSGANLITDQKFSDFKLHIEFRYQKGSNSGVYLRGRYEVQVIDTKTGEPEPINNQFSAIYGFLPPNKMMAKNAGEWQSYDITLVGRLVTIVANGTMVICQQEIPGITGGAIDSKEGEPGPLLIQGDHGPIDYRNIIVTPAK encoded by the coding sequence ATGAGAAACCAAACTACCACTAACAACAACTTAACCAACAGGCTTATCCGCATGCATCTGATTGCGGGATTGCTGCTTTTAATAATTTCGGGGGCCAAAGCTCAACAGGCAAAGGACCCTGCTATTATCGGTCGATGGGATATAACTATCGACAAAGGCGGCAAAAGCCTGCCTTCATGGCTTGAAGTTCAAAAATCAGGCACACATACCCTGATTGGCCGTTTTACCTACGCTTTCGGTAGCGCGCGCCCTATTTCGGAGGTTAAACCACATGACGGCAAATACAGTTTTTCTATCCCCCCACAATGGGAGGAGGGAAACCGGAACATGGATTTTGAATTTGAGCTTAAAGGCGAAGAATTAACCGGGACAATGGTATACACAGATGGGGTTACATACCATTTCACCGGCGTAAGGGCTCCTTTAATGGCAAGGGCAAAGGCACCGGTTTGGGGGAAGCCTGTTAAAGTGTTTAACGATAAAGATACCAAAGGCTGGCATACCGACGGCAAAAACCAATGGGTAGTTGAATCGGGTATTTTAAGAAGCAAGCACTCCGGAGCAAATCTTATTACCGATCAAAAATTCAGCGACTTTAAACTGCATATCGAATTTCGCTATCAAAAAGGCAGTAACAGTGGTGTTTATCTGAGAGGACGTTACGAGGTGCAGGTTATCGACACTAAAACCGGCGAACCTGAACCTATCAACAACCAGTTCAGCGCTATTTATGGCTTCCTGCCGCCTAACAAAATGATGGCGAAAAATGCCGGAGAATGGCAGTCATACGATATTACACTGGTAGGGCGATTAGTTACCATCGTAGCCAATGGCACTATGGTAATATGTCAGCAGGAGATACCGGGCATTACCGGCGGTGCTATCGATAGCAAAGAAGGTGAACCGGGGCCATTGCTGATCCAGGGAGACCACGGCCCTATCGATTACAGGAACATTATCGTTACTCCGGCAAAATAA
- a CDS encoding rubredoxin, whose translation MDNKQLIKINLPGGVASAGDFYEMLIIAQNAGAKQVRFGNRQQLYFEIEEAQLEDLEFDMLGAGIDHEINQDTYPNITSSYIADGIFNQENWLKEGVYKDIFDLFDYQPELKINLVDSNQTFASFFTGNLNFISSPVSNYWYLYIRFPKTNILYCWPVLVYSDDIPAIGKAIQQVIFANKKLFYDQVEINPDELYQLVTAGHQFVTQEIDQPLIIPEFQLPYYEGFNKQGNKYWLGIYRRHELFDIEFLKDICNLCMQTRVGQLYFSPWKSLLIKNIEARHRPLWGNLLNKYRVNIRHASNELNWQVEDLCSPCLELKQQLVSEFEEADLRTYGLSFAIKRSPKSGIYGSVMIRARMPDEFEIVHTRDFNHNTREFVIYKQGVAKADLSRHLTALCAMFYEQQINNLSPLQVSKTNTEVKSSNQKTVHQCKSCFTIYDELYGDIFNKIEPGVAFENLGDYECPTCGAEKENFAELIYQAD comes from the coding sequence ATGGATAATAAGCAACTAATTAAGATTAATTTGCCGGGAGGTGTAGCATCTGCCGGTGATTTTTACGAGATGCTCATCATCGCGCAAAATGCGGGTGCTAAACAGGTCCGTTTTGGAAACCGGCAGCAACTATATTTTGAAATTGAAGAAGCACAACTGGAGGACCTGGAATTTGATATGCTGGGTGCCGGTATTGACCATGAAATTAACCAGGATACTTACCCCAACATCACCAGCTCTTACATTGCTGATGGTATTTTTAACCAGGAGAACTGGCTCAAAGAAGGTGTTTATAAAGACATATTCGACCTGTTTGATTATCAACCCGAACTGAAAATAAACCTGGTTGACAGCAACCAGACTTTTGCTTCGTTTTTTACAGGTAACCTTAACTTTATTTCTTCGCCGGTAAGTAACTACTGGTATTTGTATATCCGGTTCCCTAAAACTAACATCCTCTATTGCTGGCCCGTACTGGTTTATTCGGATGATATCCCTGCCATAGGCAAAGCTATACAGCAGGTAATATTTGCCAACAAGAAGCTGTTTTACGATCAGGTTGAAATTAATCCCGATGAGCTTTATCAATTGGTTACTGCCGGCCACCAGTTTGTGACCCAGGAAATTGATCAGCCACTTATTATTCCTGAATTTCAATTACCCTATTATGAGGGTTTTAACAAGCAAGGCAATAAATACTGGTTGGGTATTTACAGGCGCCATGAACTTTTTGATATTGAATTTTTGAAAGACATCTGTAACCTGTGCATGCAAACCAGGGTTGGGCAATTATATTTTAGTCCATGGAAATCTCTGCTCATTAAAAATATAGAGGCCAGGCACCGTCCATTATGGGGCAACCTGCTTAATAAATACCGGGTAAATATCAGGCATGCTTCAAATGAGCTTAACTGGCAGGTTGAAGACCTTTGCAGTCCCTGTCTTGAACTTAAACAGCAATTGGTAAGCGAATTTGAAGAGGCCGATTTGCGAACTTATGGCTTGAGCTTTGCTATTAAGCGATCGCCTAAATCGGGGATCTATGGTTCTGTTATGATCCGCGCACGGATGCCCGATGAGTTTGAAATTGTGCATACCCGCGACTTTAATCACAACACCCGCGAATTTGTGATATATAAACAAGGTGTAGCAAAAGCAGATTTAAGCAGGCACCTGACAGCGCTTTGTGCTATGTTTTATGAACAGCAAATCAATAATCTATCCCCTTTACAGGTAAGCAAAACCAATACTGAAGTTAAATCCTCGAATCAAAAAACTGTTCATCAATGTAAAAGCTGTTTCACCATTTATGATGAATTGTATGGGGATATCTTTAATAAAATAGAGCCTGGAGTAGCCTTTGAAAACTTAGGCGATTATGAATGCCCAACCTGCGGTGCCGAAAAGGAAAATTTTGCGGAGCTGATATATCAGGCTGATTAA
- a CDS encoding molybdopterin-dependent oxidoreductase, which translates to MSNKRPQNSFKSTCCYCGVGCGVVINKEKNGSITLEGDKDYPVNKGMLCSKGLNLHYTANDKTDRLLYPQMRYNKSMPLQRVSWDDALERTAAIFKTFINKYGPDSVAFYASGQCLTEEYYVVNKLIKGFIGSNNIDTNSRLCMSSAVAAYKIALGEDTVPVCYDDIELADCFYVTGANPAWCHPILWRRVEAHKAANPDVKIIVVDPRVTDTCSNADLHLQLNPGTDITLNHAIGRVLIENGDIDIDFVTKHADGFEQYSKLVFERTLAESSVICGVSESDIRLAASYIGEAKGFISMWTMGLNQSSVGVNKNLSLLNLSLITGHIGKPGSGPLSLTGQPNAMGGREVGGLANLLPAHRVLTNPADRAEVQKFWGGTEIAAKPGLTATEMFEALNDGRLKAIWIMCTNPLTSLPNVRLAEEALKKAKFVVVQEISNKPETLAYADVILPAAAWAEKEGTMTNSERRISYLSKVLDPPGEAMPDSEIICRFAQKMGYKGFDFKNAAEIYAEHAKLTGKTNIDINGLTHETIIQQRSVQWPYKKRNAIPGTPRLFTDKQFYTETGNAKISAVPDAHTSETTDGDYPFILTTGRIRDQWHTMSKTGKVNKLNQHIKESFIEINPADAEALEIREGDVTIITSRRGEVRVKARITEQIKQGVVFVPMHWGKILNNDLHRINNVTNDALDPISKEPDFKYCAVKIQKYKKPFQRIVVVGAGAGAHGFVRSYRELNKDDEIIIFSKEDHPFYNRVMLPDYISGEQRWEQLVKMTDEEEPELKIRLLRGVSVEKIDRVNKYVLDSRGVKTYYDVLLLATGSRAAIPKNVPSLPGIFSMRSRNDADNFKKHVPKNGHVVIVGGGLLGLEMAASLREIGITITIIQRTSRFLNRQLDELGSRLLHEEMVDQGCDIFYDDEVQLFYGRNKLTGIGLKSGRKIDCDAMILAIGTTPNLEIAKDCGLEIKRGVIVNERLLTSDPNIYAIGEIAEFNGTLYGITAAAEQQAAVVAGYMNGDIASYYKGSLFMNIIKIHGFDLCSIGLSDCPNEKDYEEIVFIDKAKRYYKKCIIHQDRLVGTILIGDKGEFQEFRELIANKTELSDKRLKLLRSGKTAEPVLGKLVCSCNNVGADNIRNKVAGGCTQLADVCSQTGAGTGCGSCRPEVKRLLEEVLQQQLVKA; encoded by the coding sequence ATGTCTAACAAACGCCCTCAAAATTCATTTAAAAGTACTTGCTGCTACTGCGGGGTAGGCTGCGGCGTGGTAATAAATAAAGAAAAAAATGGCAGTATAACGCTTGAGGGCGATAAAGACTATCCTGTAAATAAAGGGATGCTGTGTAGTAAGGGGCTTAACCTGCATTACACAGCCAATGATAAAACCGACAGGCTGCTGTATCCTCAAATGCGTTATAATAAGAGCATGCCCCTGCAAAGGGTAAGCTGGGATGATGCACTGGAGCGTACAGCAGCCATTTTTAAAACGTTCATCAATAAATACGGGCCGGATTCGGTTGCATTTTACGCATCCGGGCAATGCCTTACCGAAGAATATTATGTTGTAAATAAGCTGATTAAAGGCTTTATCGGTAGTAATAATATCGATACCAATTCGCGTTTGTGTATGAGTAGTGCGGTTGCCGCGTATAAAATTGCTTTGGGCGAGGATACCGTACCTGTTTGCTATGACGATATTGAGCTGGCCGATTGTTTTTATGTTACGGGAGCCAATCCTGCCTGGTGCCATCCTATTTTATGGAGAAGGGTTGAAGCACATAAAGCTGCAAATCCCGATGTAAAGATCATCGTAGTTGACCCTCGTGTTACGGATACCTGCAGCAACGCCGATCTGCATCTGCAGTTAAATCCGGGTACCGATATCACCCTCAACCATGCCATTGGCAGGGTATTGATTGAGAACGGCGACATCGATATTGATTTTGTGACCAAACATGCTGATGGTTTTGAGCAGTACAGTAAATTAGTATTTGAACGCACGCTTGCCGAATCATCTGTTATTTGTGGTGTAAGCGAGAGTGACATCAGGTTAGCTGCCAGTTATATCGGCGAAGCCAAAGGCTTTATTTCGATGTGGACAATGGGGCTAAATCAAAGCTCTGTTGGGGTAAATAAAAATTTGAGCCTCCTAAACCTCAGCCTGATAACAGGCCATATTGGTAAACCAGGTTCAGGCCCGTTATCACTAACCGGGCAACCAAATGCCATGGGGGGGCGCGAAGTGGGAGGCCTTGCTAATCTTTTACCGGCGCATCGTGTATTAACCAACCCTGCAGACAGGGCAGAGGTACAGAAGTTTTGGGGAGGAACGGAAATAGCCGCCAAACCCGGCCTTACCGCCACCGAAATGTTTGAAGCCCTGAATGATGGCCGCCTCAAAGCCATCTGGATCATGTGTACCAACCCCTTAACCAGTCTGCCAAACGTGCGCCTTGCCGAAGAGGCTTTGAAAAAAGCAAAGTTTGTAGTGGTTCAGGAGATCAGCAACAAGCCCGAAACACTGGCTTATGCCGATGTAATCCTCCCCGCAGCCGCCTGGGCCGAAAAGGAGGGGACTATGACCAATTCTGAAAGGCGTATCAGTTATTTGAGCAAAGTACTTGACCCGCCGGGCGAGGCTATGCCGGACAGCGAGATCATTTGCCGTTTTGCTCAAAAAATGGGGTATAAAGGCTTTGATTTTAAAAATGCTGCCGAAATTTATGCCGAGCATGCTAAACTCACCGGGAAAACCAATATTGATATCAACGGGCTTACGCACGAAACTATCATACAACAGCGGTCGGTGCAATGGCCTTACAAAAAACGTAATGCAATACCAGGAACACCCCGTCTATTTACCGACAAGCAATTTTATACAGAAACAGGTAACGCTAAGATAAGCGCGGTACCGGATGCGCACACCAGCGAAACTACTGACGGCGACTATCCTTTCATTCTGACTACCGGCCGCATCCGCGATCAATGGCATACTATGAGCAAAACCGGTAAGGTGAATAAGCTTAACCAGCATATTAAAGAGTCATTTATCGAGATCAATCCTGCTGATGCTGAAGCATTGGAGATCAGGGAAGGTGATGTCACTATCATTACATCCCGAAGGGGTGAAGTGAGGGTAAAGGCCAGGATTACCGAACAGATAAAGCAGGGTGTTGTTTTTGTGCCGATGCATTGGGGCAAGATCCTTAACAACGATCTGCACCGCATTAACAACGTTACCAATGACGCTCTTGACCCGATATCAAAAGAGCCGGATTTTAAGTATTGCGCGGTAAAAATTCAAAAATACAAAAAGCCTTTTCAACGAATTGTGGTTGTTGGCGCCGGTGCCGGTGCGCATGGCTTTGTACGATCATACCGGGAGCTGAACAAGGATGACGAGATCATCATTTTCAGTAAAGAAGATCACCCTTTTTACAACCGTGTTATGCTGCCCGATTATATCAGCGGCGAACAGCGCTGGGAGCAGTTGGTTAAAATGACCGATGAAGAAGAGCCTGAACTTAAAATAAGGCTATTACGCGGCGTAAGTGTCGAGAAAATAGACCGTGTTAACAAATATGTGCTGGATAGCCGGGGCGTAAAAACATATTACGATGTATTGCTGCTGGCTACCGGTAGCCGGGCGGCAATTCCTAAAAATGTACCATCGCTGCCGGGGATTTTCAGCATGCGTAGCCGTAACGATGCCGATAATTTTAAAAAACATGTACCCAAAAACGGGCACGTGGTTATTGTGGGTGGTGGCTTGTTAGGCCTGGAAATGGCCGCCTCATTGCGTGAAATAGGAATTACGATCACCATCATTCAGCGTACATCAAGGTTTTTAAACCGCCAGTTGGATGAATTGGGCAGCAGGCTCCTGCACGAAGAAATGGTTGACCAGGGTTGTGATATTTTTTATGACGATGAAGTACAGTTATTTTACGGCCGCAACAAGCTTACCGGGATCGGTTTAAAAAGCGGGCGCAAAATTGATTGCGATGCCATGATCCTGGCTATCGGTACCACGCCAAACCTGGAGATAGCCAAGGATTGCGGTCTTGAAATTAAGCGTGGCGTAATTGTAAACGAACGGTTGCTCACCAGCGACCCCAATATATACGCCATAGGCGAAATTGCCGAATTTAACGGTACTTTATACGGTATAACTGCCGCTGCGGAGCAACAGGCGGCTGTTGTTGCAGGTTATATGAATGGCGATATCGCCAGTTACTATAAGGGCAGCCTGTTTATGAATATTATTAAAATTCATGGTTTTGATTTGTGCAGTATCGGTTTATCTGATTGCCCTAATGAAAAAGACTATGAGGAAATTGTATTTATAGACAAGGCCAAGCGCTATTATAAAAAATGCATTATTCACCAGGACAGGCTGGTGGGCACCATTTTAATTGGCGATAAAGGCGAGTTCCAGGAATTCAGGGAACTGATAGCCAACAAAACTGAGCTCAGCGATAAGCGACTTAAATTACTTCGCAGCGGCAAAACGGCCGAGCCTGTTTTAGGCAAACTGGTTTGTAGTTGTAATAATGTGGGTGCCGATAATATCCGTAATAAAGTAGCCGGCGGCTGTACACAGCTGGCTGATGTTTGCAGCCAGACCGGGGCCGGAACAGGTTGCGGATCATGTCGCCCGGAAGTAAAACGACTGCTTGAAGAAGTGCTTCAGCAGCAATTAGTAAAAGCTTGA
- a CDS encoding MFS transporter yields MEKQLTKLNIFSLKGVQMRTFHITWLMFFVCFFGWFGLAPLMPTIRAELHLSKGQVGNTIIASVAATIIARLIIGKLCDTWGPRKTAVRLLIIGSLPVFLVGLAHDYTSFLLFRLAIGVIGSSFVITQFHTSMMFAPNIKGTANAVTGGWGNLGGGVTNMVMPLIFAAIVGAGFTKAEAWRYAMIVPGVMMLVIAFVYWKFTKDTPNGNYDEVGYAKTNPSKTDWSILADWRVWALTLAYAMCFGMEITFDNVASLHFVDTFHLSQSSAGFWAGIFGFMNIFARALGGIVSDKVGGKFGMRGKGLLLAGVLLLEGIGLVLFANSGSLTMAIISMLSFALFLKMSNGATYGIVPFINSKNVGMVSGIVGAGGNLGGMLFGFLFKSEHITYIEAFTYIGITVMVISVIVLITRFQKQAEPQTADEPALALGA; encoded by the coding sequence ATGGAAAAACAACTTACCAAACTCAACATATTTTCATTAAAGGGTGTACAAATGCGCACCTTTCACATCACATGGCTCATGTTTTTTGTATGCTTTTTTGGCTGGTTCGGCCTGGCGCCATTAATGCCAACTATCCGTGCCGAACTGCATCTAAGCAAAGGACAGGTGGGTAATACCATCATTGCATCGGTAGCCGCAACCATTATAGCCCGTCTTATTATAGGCAAGCTTTGTGATACCTGGGGGCCGCGCAAAACGGCAGTCAGGTTATTAATTATTGGGTCCTTACCTGTGTTTTTGGTAGGCCTGGCACATGATTATACTTCATTCTTGCTGTTTCGCCTGGCTATCGGTGTAATAGGTTCGTCGTTTGTAATTACCCAGTTCCATACTTCTATGATGTTTGCGCCTAATATAAAAGGTACGGCCAACGCGGTAACCGGTGGTTGGGGCAATCTTGGCGGTGGCGTAACCAATATGGTGATGCCTTTAATATTCGCCGCCATAGTAGGCGCCGGCTTCACCAAGGCCGAAGCATGGAGATACGCGATGATAGTTCCGGGTGTAATGATGCTGGTAATTGCCTTTGTATACTGGAAGTTTACTAAGGACACGCCTAACGGTAACTATGATGAAGTGGGCTATGCCAAAACCAATCCATCAAAAACCGACTGGTCGATATTAGCCGACTGGCGCGTTTGGGCGCTTACCCTGGCCTATGCCATGTGTTTTGGTATGGAGATCACTTTTGACAACGTAGCTTCATTACATTTTGTGGATACTTTTCACCTGTCGCAAAGTTCGGCTGGTTTCTGGGCAGGTATTTTTGGATTCATGAACATTTTTGCTCGCGCATTAGGCGGTATTGTATCTGACAAAGTTGGCGGCAAATTCGGAATGCGGGGCAAAGGTTTATTGCTTGCCGGCGTACTGCTGCTGGAAGGTATCGGCCTTGTTCTGTTTGCAAATTCGGGAAGCCTTACAATGGCTATTATTTCCATGCTTTCGTTTGCGCTGTTCCTTAAAATGTCAAACGGTGCTACTTATGGTATAGTTCCGTTCATTAATAGTAAAAATGTGGGGATGGTAAGTGGTATTGTAGGTGCCGGCGGTAACCTCGGAGGGATGCTGTTTGGATTTCTTTTCAAATCAGAGCATATCACCTATATAGAGGCATTTACCTACATCGGTATAACCGTTATGGTAATTTCCGTGATTGTGCTGATCACCCGTTTTCAAAAACAGGCCGAGCCTCAAACAGCAGATGAACCCGCTTTAGCCTTAGGAGCTTAA
- a CDS encoding alginate export family protein yields MYKNVSNQYTIGKILLIISCFVSYNASAQLSLTGQIKTRGELRDGYGTLEPVGNKNAAFVSQRTRLTFNYKSSKLIFQTSVQDVRLWGQDASTITINDGSRLSLHEAWAELILSNKKDTSFKKSPVDYFAIKAGRQEISYDDERLLGATDWIQQARRHDAIVLKLLQSGWQVDLGAAFNQSSDAINYNGTYYTPANVPATVKDSKGNLANTPAGLIPLVNASGVSAKNGNLSFLNPPGTNGQNQNYKALEYLYFAKKFNKTKVTGLFLADQFAKYKLDSVKNTSGEDVGYIYGRRFNQPGVNTRYTTGLLINPVFGGKDEWAATGGFYYQGGYDRDGAELSAYTYTASLSYKNSNMAYTAGWDYLSGNDALSTSKTNHRFDPLYGTPHKFWGYMDYFYAGSGSPTGGLSNPYIKIKYLSDNKRFSVDLANHYFLLAKDQKGANGQPIDKYLGTEFDLTNSYKLNKFTAVDLGLSYMAATHSMEYAKGLTPDSSKLHPFWAYLQLNIKPEFLNK; encoded by the coding sequence ATGTACAAAAATGTATCTAATCAATACACTATTGGAAAAATTCTATTAATTATATCATGTTTTGTTTCTTATAATGCCTCTGCGCAGCTGTCTTTAACCGGGCAGATCAAAACAAGGGGCGAATTACGTGATGGTTATGGAACTTTAGAACCGGTAGGTAACAAAAATGCAGCCTTTGTGTCACAACGAACGCGGCTCACCTTTAATTACAAAAGCAGCAAGCTTATTTTTCAAACATCGGTACAGGATGTAAGGCTTTGGGGCCAGGATGCCTCAACTATTACTATTAATGACGGCAGCCGGTTAAGCTTGCACGAAGCCTGGGCCGAACTGATCCTCTCCAACAAAAAAGACACTTCCTTTAAAAAATCACCTGTCGATTACTTCGCTATAAAAGCTGGCCGGCAGGAAATTAGCTATGACGATGAACGCTTGCTCGGTGCTACCGACTGGATCCAGCAGGCCCGCAGGCACGATGCCATCGTATTAAAACTTCTTCAATCAGGCTGGCAGGTTGATCTCGGCGCTGCCTTTAATCAAAGTTCTGATGCTATTAATTATAATGGCACTTATTATACCCCGGCCAATGTACCAGCTACAGTAAAGGATAGCAAAGGTAATTTGGCTAATACCCCTGCCGGGCTTATCCCGTTGGTGAATGCTTCGGGCGTTAGTGCCAAAAACGGCAATCTTTCATTTTTAAATCCTCCCGGCACTAACGGGCAAAACCAAAACTATAAAGCACTTGAATATCTCTACTTTGCTAAAAAATTCAATAAAACTAAGGTAACCGGCCTTTTCCTGGCCGATCAATTTGCCAAATACAAGCTCGATTCGGTGAAAAACACTTCTGGCGAAGATGTCGGTTACATATACGGTCGCAGGTTTAACCAGCCAGGAGTTAACACTCGTTATACAACCGGCTTGCTCATCAATCCCGTATTTGGCGGTAAAGATGAATGGGCTGCTACCGGCGGATTTTACTACCAGGGCGGGTACGACCGGGACGGTGCTGAGTTAAGCGCCTATACATATACCGCATCTTTATCATACAAAAACAGCAACATGGCTTATACGGCCGGCTGGGATTACCTGTCAGGAAACGATGCGCTGTCCACTTCAAAAACCAATCATAGGTTTGACCCATTGTATGGTACTCCGCATAAATTCTGGGGCTATATGGACTATTTTTATGCAGGTAGCGGATCCCCAACCGGCGGCTTGAGCAACCCTTACATTAAAATCAAATATCTTTCAGATAATAAGCGCTTTAGCGTTGATTTGGCCAATCATTACTTCTTGTTGGCTAAAGATCAGAAAGGGGCAAACGGACAGCCTATTGACAAATACCTGGGTACCGAATTTGACCTCACCAACAGCTATAAGCTTAACAAGTTTACCGCTGTTGACCTGGGCTTATCCTACATGGCAGCAACCCACAGCATGGAGTATGCTAAAGGTTTAACACCGGATAGCAGCAAACTGCACCCGTTTTGGGCGTACCTGCAGCTTAATATCAAACCTGAGTTTTTAAACAAGTAA
- the nirD gene encoding nitrite reductase small subunit NirD, with protein sequence MEATIATQWIMACYVDDVPENGGSCIKHGDEQIAIFNFTRRNEWYATQNLCPHKQQMAISRGMIGSAGESCEPKVACPFHKKTFSLLTGECLGEEELVIKTYPVKIADGKVFVGID encoded by the coding sequence ATGGAAGCAACAATAGCAACACAATGGATCATGGCCTGTTATGTTGATGATGTGCCTGAAAATGGCGGATCATGTATTAAGCACGGCGACGAACAGATAGCAATATTTAATTTTACACGTCGCAACGAGTGGTATGCTACTCAAAATCTTTGTCCGCATAAACAGCAAATGGCCATATCGCGTGGGATGATTGGCAGTGCCGGCGAAAGTTGCGAACCAAAAGTTGCCTGTCCTTTTCATAAAAAAACATTTTCACTGCTTACCGGTGAGTGTTTAGGCGAAGAGGAATTGGTTATAAAAACCTATCCGGTAAAAATAGCCGACGGAAAAGTTTTTGTAGGGATTGATTGA